One genomic region from Caldibacillus debilis DSM 16016 encodes:
- the aceB gene encoding malate synthase A translates to MALQKERTEFERPEILTEEAEGFLKKLHRQFVGRRREILKQRQERQRFFDRGMLPDFLKETEAIRSGDWTVAPVPEDLQDRRVEITGPAGDTKMVINALNSGAKVYMADFEDALSPTFENVLRGQKNLREAVQGTLTYTAPDGKFYKLSAKTATLVVRPRGWHLVEKHFLVDHEPISASLFDFGLYFFHNAKALIERGSGPYFYLPKLESREEARLWNDVFLFAQEELGIPRGTVKATVLIETITAAFEADEILYELREHSAGLNCGRWDYIFSAIKKFRRHEDFLLPDRAQVTMEVPFMRAYTLYVVKVCHKRTVHAIGGMAAQIPVKDDPEANEKAFAKVRKDKEREVKDGFDGSWVAHPGLVPAVMEVFDRHMPGPNQIGRKRDDVTVKAEDLLRWPDGKITEEGLRTNISVALQYIEAWLSGKGAVPLFRLMEDAATAEISRAQVWQWIRHPKGKLEDGRKITLALVRQFIRGELEKIRKTFGEETFKQKRFKEAEELFSKLIEEDEFIEFLTVPGYDYLD, encoded by the coding sequence TTGGCACTGCAAAAAGAAAGGACGGAATTTGAACGGCCGGAAATCTTGACGGAGGAAGCCGAAGGCTTTCTGAAAAAGCTCCATCGGCAATTTGTGGGGCGCAGAAGGGAGATTTTAAAACAAAGGCAGGAACGGCAACGATTTTTTGACCGGGGCATGCTGCCCGATTTTCTTAAGGAAACGGAGGCGATCCGTTCCGGGGATTGGACGGTGGCTCCCGTTCCGGAGGATTTGCAGGACCGGCGGGTGGAAATCACCGGACCGGCCGGCGATACGAAAATGGTCATCAACGCCTTGAATTCCGGAGCGAAGGTGTATATGGCCGATTTTGAGGACGCCCTTTCCCCGACCTTCGAAAATGTGCTCCGGGGGCAAAAAAATTTAAGGGAAGCCGTGCAAGGGACGTTAACTTATACGGCGCCGGACGGGAAATTTTACAAATTGAGTGCGAAGACCGCGACCTTGGTTGTCCGGCCCCGCGGCTGGCATCTCGTGGAAAAACATTTTCTTGTGGATCATGAGCCGATTTCCGCAAGCCTTTTTGATTTCGGCCTGTATTTTTTCCATAACGCGAAGGCGTTGATCGAAAGGGGATCCGGCCCGTATTTTTATTTGCCGAAGCTGGAGAGCCGGGAAGAGGCGAGACTGTGGAACGATGTGTTTCTTTTCGCCCAGGAGGAACTCGGCATCCCGAGGGGGACCGTTAAAGCGACGGTTTTAATCGAGACGATCACCGCCGCCTTCGAAGCGGATGAGATCCTGTATGAGCTCCGGGAGCATAGCGCCGGTTTGAACTGCGGCCGGTGGGATTACATTTTCAGCGCCATCAAAAAATTTCGCCGGCATGAGGATTTTCTTTTGCCCGACCGGGCGCAGGTGACGATGGAAGTCCCTTTTATGCGGGCCTACACCCTTTATGTGGTGAAGGTGTGCCATAAACGGACCGTCCATGCCATCGGGGGGATGGCCGCGCAGATTCCGGTCAAGGATGATCCGGAGGCGAATGAAAAGGCTTTCGCCAAGGTCAGGAAGGATAAGGAAAGGGAAGTCAAGGATGGTTTTGACGGCAGCTGGGTGGCCCACCCGGGATTGGTGCCGGCGGTCATGGAAGTATTCGACCGACATATGCCGGGTCCCAACCAGATCGGCCGAAAGCGGGACGATGTGACGGTCAAAGCGGAGGATCTGCTCCGGTGGCCGGACGGAAAAATTACCGAGGAAGGATTGCGGACCAACATCTCCGTCGCCCTGCAATATATCGAAGCCTGGCTCTCGGGAAAGGGCGCCGTTCCCTTGTTCCGGCTGATGGAGGACGCGGCGACGGCGGAGATATCAAGGGCCCAGGTTTGGCAATGGATCCGCCATCCGAAGGGGAAATTGGAAGATGGCAGAAAAATCACGCTGGCATTGGTCCGGCAATTCATCCGGGGGGAGCTGGAAAAGATCAGGAAAACCTTCGGAGAAGAGACATTCAAGCAAAAACGGTTCAAGGAAGCAGAGGAATTGTTTTCCAAACTGATCGAGGAAGACGAATTCATCGAATTTTTAACGGTTCCCGGATACGATTATCTCGACTAG
- the aceA gene encoding isocitrate lyase, with protein MNRTEQIQKLKEEWASPRWEGITRPYGPEDVVRLRGSVLIEYTLAKLGAEKFWKMLHEEDYVPALGALTGNQAVQQVKAGLKAIYVSGWQVAADANLAGHMYPDQSLYPSNSVPDVVKKINRALQRADQIERLEGREDTDWFVPIVADAEAGFGGALNVFELMKAMIEAGAAAVHFEDQLSSEKKCGHLGGKVLLPTKQAVRHLIAARLAADVLGVPTVLIARTDANGARLVTSDIDPYDHPFLTGKRSEEGFYYAREGIDQAIARGLAYAPYADVIWCETSEPNLEEAKKFAEAIHEKFPGKLLAYNCSPSFNWKKKLDERTIRNFQKELGKMGYKFQFVTLAGFHTLNHSMFELAHDYRQRGMAAYADFQEREFLSEEKGYTATRHQREVGTGYFDEVATVVSGGTSSTIALRGSTEEEQFV; from the coding sequence ATGAATCGAACGGAACAAATTCAAAAATTGAAGGAAGAATGGGCTTCGCCGCGCTGGGAAGGGATCACCCGCCCCTACGGTCCGGAGGACGTGGTGAGACTTCGCGGCTCCGTCCTGATCGAGTACACCTTAGCTAAGCTCGGGGCGGAGAAATTTTGGAAAATGCTTCATGAAGAAGATTATGTCCCCGCCCTCGGGGCATTGACCGGCAATCAGGCCGTCCAGCAGGTGAAGGCCGGACTAAAGGCGATTTACGTCAGCGGCTGGCAAGTGGCCGCCGACGCGAACCTGGCCGGCCATATGTATCCGGACCAAAGTTTGTATCCGTCCAATTCCGTCCCGGATGTGGTGAAAAAAATCAACCGGGCGCTGCAGCGGGCGGATCAGATCGAGCGGCTCGAAGGTAGGGAGGACACCGACTGGTTCGTCCCGATCGTCGCCGACGCGGAAGCCGGGTTTGGCGGCGCGTTGAATGTGTTTGAACTTATGAAAGCCATGATCGAGGCGGGAGCGGCGGCCGTCCATTTTGAAGATCAGCTGTCGTCGGAGAAAAAATGCGGCCATCTCGGCGGTAAGGTGTTGCTGCCGACGAAGCAGGCGGTGCGCCATTTGATTGCGGCGCGGCTTGCGGCGGACGTGCTGGGCGTGCCGACCGTACTAATCGCCCGGACGGATGCCAACGGGGCCCGGCTGGTGACGAGCGATATCGACCCCTATGACCATCCTTTTTTGACCGGAAAACGTTCCGAAGAAGGGTTCTATTATGCAAGGGAGGGAATTGACCAAGCGATCGCCCGCGGTCTGGCCTACGCCCCCTATGCGGATGTGATCTGGTGCGAAACATCGGAACCGAATCTGGAAGAGGCGAAGAAATTTGCCGAGGCCATTCATGAAAAATTCCCGGGCAAACTGTTGGCCTACAATTGCTCACCTTCGTTCAACTGGAAAAAGAAACTGGATGAAAGGACGATCCGAAACTTCCAAAAGGAATTGGGCAAGATGGGGTATAAATTCCAATTCGTGACCTTGGCGGGGTTCCATACGTTGAATCACAGCATGTTCGAATTGGCGCACGATTACCGCCAACGGGGAATGGCAGCTTATGCGGATTTTCAGGAAAGGGAATTCCTAAGCGAGGAAAAAGGCTACACGGCCACGAGGCATCAGCGGGAAGTCGGAACGGGATATTTCGATGAAGTGGCAACGGTTGTCTCCGGCGGAACCAGCTCAACCATCGCCCTGAGAGGTTCCACCGAAGAAGAGCAATTCGTCTGA
- a CDS encoding DUF4440 domain-containing protein, with product MENLEAWKARIFALENLLIPEVRTSPEKIDRLLSDDFFEFGSPGRVRYKADFLGENGLGPVKTKIVRFEVHLLADDVVLVAYILFNEEKRNTR from the coding sequence ATGGAAAACCTTGAGGCATGGAAAGCCCGTATCTTCGCTTTGGAAAACCTTTTGATACCGGAAGTCCGGACTTCGCCGGAAAAAATCGACAGGCTGCTTTCAGATGATTTTTTCGAGTTCGGCAGTCCCGGAAGGGTTAGGTATAAAGCGGATTTCTTGGGAGAGAACGGACTTGGGCCGGTGAAAACGAAAATCGTCCGGTTTGAAGTCCATCTGCTGGCCGATGACGTCGTCCTTGTCGCGTATATTTTGTTCAATGAAGAAAAAAGGAATACACGTTGA
- the yhfZ gene encoding GntR family transcriptional regulator YhfZ codes for MSRVWESLYSKNGLAAKEIAKQLISIEEGERIPRIQDFEKDFQFGRGTIQGALKILENLRAVRLESRGHLGTFLVAKDLDLLKEIAGIGSIMGAMPLPYSSLYEGLATGILEASENMLSRIDLAYMRGSKQRLHGLKARRYDFIVLSQLAAEEEIKEDDSLQIAVNFGPRTYVTAHQIFFADPSNDRMKDGMRVGIDFTSIDQSRLTALECENLDVQLVPINYMQVFEMLQKGSLDAAVWNVDDTRTNKAFKKADFRSEKAKKLSEKATSAVILIEKDRSEVLEYLSNLDVQKITRIQQKVVKKEIIPHY; via the coding sequence ATGAGCCGAGTTTGGGAAAGCCTCTACTCAAAAAACGGATTGGCGGCCAAGGAAATCGCCAAACAATTAATTTCAATCGAAGAAGGGGAACGGATTCCGCGAATCCAGGACTTTGAAAAGGATTTTCAGTTCGGGCGCGGCACCATTCAAGGGGCATTGAAAATATTGGAAAATCTGCGGGCGGTCCGTTTGGAATCCAGGGGCCACTTAGGCACATTCCTGGTGGCAAAGGATTTGGACCTGTTAAAAGAAATCGCCGGAATCGGTTCCATCATGGGAGCGATGCCCCTGCCGTATTCGTCCTTGTACGAAGGCTTGGCGACGGGGATCCTCGAAGCGTCAGAAAATATGTTGAGCAGGATCGATTTGGCGTACATGAGAGGGTCGAAACAAAGACTGCACGGGTTGAAGGCCCGTCGGTATGACTTTATCGTATTGTCCCAATTGGCTGCGGAAGAAGAAATCAAAGAAGATGACAGCTTGCAGATTGCCGTCAATTTCGGCCCGAGAACCTATGTCACGGCCCACCAAATCTTTTTCGCCGATCCTTCGAACGACCGCATGAAAGATGGCATGCGGGTGGGCATCGATTTTACATCCATCGACCAATCCCGGCTGACGGCGTTGGAATGCGAGAATCTGGATGTCCAATTGGTTCCGATCAATTACATGCAAGTTTTTGAGATGCTGCAAAAAGGCTCATTGGATGCCGCCGTTTGGAACGTTGACGACACGAGGACAAACAAAGCGTTCAAAAAGGCCGATTTTCGCTCGGAAAAAGCCAAGAAATTGTCGGAAAAGGCCACATCCGCGGTCATTTTAATCGAAAAGGACCGCTCGGAAGTCCTGGAATATTTATCGAATCTTGACGTTCAAAAAATTACGCGGATTCAACAAAAAGTAGTGAAAAAAGAGATTATCCCCCATTATTAG
- a CDS encoding PRD domain-containing protein: MRFQELTTRLELLQEQGLINEKVCRVTESVFEELARLVKKDSIEQAEMVFTHLPLALMRIVNGENIDRPDPFILEEMKRSEHFPVAETLVHFIEKLWEKSLPQGEKDFLYIHFINLLNINQGGDELEDCHRGTSGEEGDRRKN; the protein is encoded by the coding sequence ATGCGATTTCAGGAGCTTACAACCCGGCTGGAATTGTTGCAGGAACAGGGTCTGATCAATGAGAAGGTTTGCCGTGTAACGGAATCCGTTTTTGAGGAATTAGCCAGATTAGTGAAAAAGGACAGCATCGAGCAGGCGGAAATGGTATTTACCCATTTGCCTTTGGCGTTGATGCGGATCGTCAACGGGGAAAACATTGATCGGCCGGATCCGTTCATATTGGAAGAAATGAAAAGATCCGAACATTTTCCCGTTGCCGAGACCCTGGTCCATTTTATCGAAAAGCTGTGGGAAAAGTCTTTGCCCCAAGGGGAAAAAGACTTCCTATATATCCATTTCATCAATTTATTAAATATCAATCAGGGAGGTGATGAACTTGAAGATTGTCATCGGGGGACAAGTGGAGAAGAAGGCGATCGAAGAAAAAATTAA
- a CDS encoding DUF2620 domain-containing protein, whose protein sequence is MKIVIGGQVEKKAIEEKIKEIDPSIETVIKSDLEAAMAMKTGQADYYFGACHTGGGGALAMAIALIGRDKCETVSMPGKKPNEEKVIEAVKNGKKAFGFTADHLDLAVPMLIKAIKSAN, encoded by the coding sequence TTGAAGATTGTCATCGGGGGACAAGTGGAGAAGAAGGCGATCGAAGAAAAAATTAAAGAAATCGATCCGTCGATTGAGACAGTGATCAAGTCGGATCTGGAAGCCGCGATGGCGATGAAAACCGGGCAGGCGGACTATTATTTCGGAGCCTGTCATACCGGAGGCGGCGGGGCATTGGCCATGGCGATCGCCTTGATCGGCAGAGACAAGTGCGAAACGGTGTCGATGCCCGGGAAAAAACCGAATGAAGAAAAGGTCATCGAAGCGGTAAAAAACGGTAAAAAGGCCTTTGGCTTCACTGCAGATCATTTGGATTTGGCGGTGCCTATGCTTATTAAAGCCATAAAAAGCGCGAACTAA
- a CDS encoding YhfT family protein has translation METLFVVLIGAIAAVLANRNIAVFNDGLRPIVSEHIEGRLKRRELALTAFAMSFGLVIGFGIPFTLTASIILIHSILLGTDIIGLVTPKNKWGTPAAALIGGLYGWGLVVGLEGFVKLFKHLPLNFLDPLGQVGTPVVVTFMAFPALAVAMQFSVKKGVITFVTAAIARQLAVFINESGVFKIGGNAVTLNQEGIALIVGMIFLFAYAMKEKADEGSGVDLASVFSEKVISIKKNVVYLVIIGALIAGATNLVLMAGDPISLNLLAEGKKTDAGIAAVARAIGFIPLIASTAIATGVYSPVGFTFIFVVGLFSPNVWVAVILGGLVIFIEVMLLSVVARFLDKYPGIRKSGENIRNAMTKLLEVALLIGGANASNMIAPGFGFFFIAGFYLLNEAAGRPIVRMAVGPVGAIAVGIIANILVALGIMSVPK, from the coding sequence ATGGAAACGTTATTTGTTGTGCTGATTGGAGCGATTGCCGCGGTTTTGGCGAACAGAAATATCGCCGTGTTCAATGACGGTCTTCGCCCCATTGTTTCCGAGCATATTGAAGGAAGATTAAAACGAAGGGAATTGGCTTTGACCGCCTTTGCGATGAGCTTCGGATTGGTGATCGGTTTCGGGATTCCCTTCACTTTAACCGCCAGCATTATTTTAATTCATAGCATTTTGTTAGGTACGGATATTATCGGGCTGGTCACGCCGAAAAACAAATGGGGAACCCCGGCGGCGGCGTTGATAGGCGGCCTTTACGGCTGGGGGCTGGTCGTCGGCTTGGAAGGTTTTGTTAAGTTATTTAAACATTTGCCGTTAAACTTCCTGGATCCGCTGGGGCAAGTGGGAACACCCGTAGTGGTGACTTTTATGGCATTTCCGGCGCTGGCGGTCGCCATGCAGTTCAGCGTTAAAAAAGGAGTCATCACGTTTGTCACGGCTGCCATCGCCAGACAATTGGCGGTTTTCATCAACGAAAGCGGCGTTTTCAAAATAGGCGGGAACGCAGTTACGTTAAACCAGGAAGGTATTGCATTGATTGTCGGAATGATTTTCCTGTTTGCCTATGCCATGAAGGAAAAGGCGGATGAAGGTTCCGGCGTGGATTTGGCTTCTGTCTTCAGTGAAAAAGTGATTTCCATTAAAAAGAATGTCGTTTATTTGGTCATCATCGGCGCTTTGATTGCCGGCGCCACGAATTTGGTGTTGATGGCCGGAGACCCGATCTCGCTGAACCTGCTTGCGGAAGGGAAAAAGACGGATGCTGGGATTGCGGCGGTTGCCAGGGCTATCGGGTTTATTCCGCTGATTGCCAGCACGGCGATTGCCACCGGTGTGTATAGCCCGGTAGGTTTTACGTTCATCTTTGTCGTCGGTCTGTTTTCCCCGAATGTTTGGGTTGCGGTGATCTTGGGCGGACTGGTCATTTTCATAGAAGTCATGCTTTTAAGTGTAGTTGCCCGGTTCCTTGATAAGTATCCGGGAATCCGAAAATCCGGGGAAAATATCCGCAACGCCATGACGAAATTGCTGGAAGTGGCCTTGCTGATCGGAGGAGCCAATGCTTCCAACATGATTGCACCCGGCTTCGGGTTCTTCTTCATCGCAGGATTTTATTTGTTAAACGAAGCGGCCGGACGCCCGATCGTCAGGATGGCTGTCGGTCCTGTCGGAGCGATTGCGGTCGGAATCATCGCCAACATTCTTGTAGCATTAGGCATCATGTCGGTACCCAAATAA
- a CDS encoding phosphotriesterase family protein, which produces MIQTVRGKIKKEELGVCAAHEHLIIDLSKIKKDPDTILDNEEEAAAELKRFFQAGGRSLVELTNDGMGRDVLRLKKLSELTNIHIITCTGFYKEPFIPEFAKGWDRDRFAHHFITEIRNGVNGVFPGVIGEVGTSLNQITPLEKELLLGAGQAALETGLTVSTHTTLGTMGIRQVELLFGLGLPKEQIVIGHQDLNPNKEEVLEVLSSGVYIGFDTIGKNNYRPDEARMEFLLDFIERGYHKQILLSCDLTRKSHWKMNGGIGYDYALSQFIPALKERGVTDDIIEDLLVHNPANAFSIKEPVS; this is translated from the coding sequence TTGATACAAACGGTCAGAGGAAAGATAAAAAAAGAAGAATTAGGTGTTTGTGCGGCCCATGAACATCTGATTATTGATCTATCAAAAATAAAAAAAGATCCGGACACCATTTTGGACAATGAAGAAGAGGCGGCTGCCGAATTGAAACGGTTTTTTCAAGCCGGCGGCCGCTCCTTGGTCGAATTGACCAATGATGGAATGGGCAGAGATGTTTTGCGGTTAAAAAAATTAAGTGAGCTTACCAATATTCATATTATCACTTGTACCGGATTCTATAAAGAGCCGTTTATCCCTGAATTTGCAAAAGGGTGGGACCGGGACCGTTTTGCGCACCATTTTATTACCGAAATAAGGAACGGCGTGAACGGAGTCTTTCCTGGGGTTATCGGGGAAGTGGGAACGAGTTTGAATCAAATCACGCCGTTGGAAAAAGAACTTTTGCTGGGTGCGGGGCAAGCCGCATTGGAAACGGGGTTGACGGTTTCCACCCATACCACCTTAGGGACGATGGGGATTCGGCAAGTGGAGCTGCTTTTCGGGCTTGGACTCCCCAAGGAACAAATTGTCATCGGCCATCAGGATTTAAACCCCAATAAGGAAGAAGTTTTAGAGGTGCTGAGTTCCGGAGTTTATATCGGATTTGACACCATTGGAAAAAACAATTACAGGCCGGATGAAGCAAGAATGGAATTTTTGCTTGACTTTATCGAGAGGGGGTACCATAAACAAATTCTCCTCTCCTGCGATTTGACCCGGAAATCCCATTGGAAAATGAATGGCGGAATCGGATATGACTATGCTTTGTCTCAATTTATCCCGGCCTTAAAGGAACGGGGAGTTACGGATGATATCATCGAAGATCTCCTCGTTCACAATCCAGCCAATGCATTTTCCATAAAGGAGCCTGTGTCATGA
- a CDS encoding aminotransferase class V-fold PLP-dependent enzyme: MTNQPAKRKYSESVLPSLTLEEAQQLQFQFVESISRHFTGDQFLSLGDLGLGSRYQRPEQTEKAERVLADFFGAEAAALVRGAGTGAIRILLSVLLSPGDSMFIHKAPVYATTKETIRMLGIRTVAIDFNRLKEMEKALREDADCKVFYIQHARQQPSDTYHLQTVIETVKRIRPDLTVVVDDNYCVMKTYGIGVQCGADYSTFSGFKLMGPEGIGVILGKKEKIDLIHARNYSGGGQVQGFEAMELLRMMTLTPVLFAVQSKQVEEICRQLNEGAIEEVDCAYVVNAQSKNVIVELKEPIAPEVIKQSNRFGAATHPVGAESKYEILPLFYRVSGSFIEAEPRLKDYGIRINPMKSGAATVLRILKEAIHAAKESVHAAKK; encoded by the coding sequence ATGACAAACCAACCAGCGAAACGCAAATATAGCGAATCCGTTTTGCCGAGTCTGACGCTGGAAGAGGCGCAGCAATTGCAATTCCAATTCGTGGAAAGCATCAGCAGACATTTTACAGGCGATCAATTTTTGTCGTTGGGAGACCTGGGATTGGGGTCCCGTTATCAAAGACCTGAACAGACGGAAAAAGCGGAACGGGTTTTGGCGGATTTTTTCGGTGCGGAAGCAGCAGCTCTTGTCCGGGGTGCCGGGACAGGAGCCATCCGCATTCTTTTAAGCGTCCTCTTATCCCCCGGCGATTCCATGTTCATTCATAAAGCGCCCGTTTATGCGACGACGAAGGAAACGATCCGGATGTTGGGAATCCGAACGGTGGCCATTGATTTTAACCGTCTCAAGGAAATGGAAAAAGCCCTCCGGGAGGACGCTGACTGCAAAGTCTTCTACATTCAGCATGCGAGGCAGCAGCCTTCGGATACTTATCATTTACAAACGGTCATTGAAACGGTGAAAAGGATCCGACCCGACTTGACCGTAGTGGTGGATGACAACTATTGTGTCATGAAAACTTACGGAATCGGGGTTCAGTGCGGCGCTGATTATTCCACTTTTTCCGGTTTTAAATTGATGGGACCGGAGGGAATCGGCGTCATTTTGGGAAAGAAGGAAAAGATTGATCTCATCCATGCGAGGAATTATTCCGGAGGCGGCCAGGTGCAGGGCTTTGAAGCGATGGAACTGCTCAGAATGATGACCTTGACGCCGGTTTTGTTTGCCGTACAAAGCAAACAGGTGGAAGAAATTTGCCGCCAGTTGAATGAAGGGGCGATCGAAGAAGTGGATTGCGCTTATGTCGTCAATGCCCAATCGAAAAACGTTATCGTGGAATTGAAAGAACCGATCGCTCCGGAAGTGATTAAACAAAGCAACCGTTTCGGGGCGGCAACCCATCCGGTCGGGGCGGAATCGAAGTATGAGATTTTGCCGTTGTTTTACCGGGTTTCCGGCAGTTTCATCGAGGCCGAACCCCGGCTGAAAGATTACGGGATCCGGATCAATCCGATGAAGTCAGGAGCCGCCACCGTGCTGCGAATTTTAAAAGAGGCGATTCATGCCGCCAAAGAATCGGTTCATGCTGCCAAGAAGTGA
- a CDS encoding YhfX family PLP-dependent enzyme: protein MFLDVTVRRNPELIKTGVRLHQSGKIPPNTYVIDLDMVKENVRKIAKTAADCNIHLYFMSKQLGRIPELAKIVAENGIEKAVAVDFDEGKRLADHGVRIGHIGHLVQPGKHQWGEVLSWNPEVVTVFSYERAAQLSAAAEKLGKKQDILLKVTGPDNKIYDGQEGGIELEQLADAAGRISRLRGVNIVGVTTFPTLRMNDDKTGMVGTNNLYTLLEAKKILEERGIPVKQVNGPSGTSCETIPYLAEHGITHGEPGHSLTGTTPLHAYKDLPEKPAMIYVTEVSHKFRNHYFVIAGGYYGRSRMKGCLVGHEEDSILNRYVKAYPTRPESIDYYGKIEAPADFPVEIGDTAIFAFRSQIFVTRAHVALVEGIQSGNPKVIHFERKW, encoded by the coding sequence ATGTTTTTGGATGTGACGGTGAGGAGGAATCCCGAGCTGATTAAAACGGGCGTGAGGCTACATCAATCGGGCAAGATTCCTCCCAACACGTATGTCATCGATTTGGATATGGTAAAAGAAAACGTGCGAAAAATTGCCAAAACGGCCGCCGACTGCAATATTCATTTGTATTTCATGTCCAAACAGCTCGGCAGAATCCCCGAACTGGCGAAAATAGTTGCAGAAAACGGGATAGAAAAAGCGGTTGCGGTCGATTTTGACGAGGGAAAAAGATTGGCGGATCACGGTGTTCGAATCGGACATATCGGCCACCTCGTTCAACCCGGCAAACATCAATGGGGAGAAGTGTTGAGCTGGAATCCGGAAGTGGTGACGGTTTTTTCCTACGAACGGGCCGCCCAATTGTCAGCCGCTGCGGAAAAATTGGGGAAAAAACAAGATATTTTGCTGAAAGTCACCGGTCCCGACAACAAAATTTATGACGGCCAGGAAGGCGGAATTGAACTGGAACAGCTCGCTGATGCCGCCGGCCGGATCAGCCGGCTGCGCGGGGTTAACATCGTCGGCGTTACCACTTTTCCGACCCTCCGGATGAACGACGATAAAACCGGGATGGTGGGAACGAACAATCTGTATACCCTTTTAGAGGCGAAAAAGATATTGGAAGAGAGAGGGATTCCTGTGAAACAGGTGAACGGCCCGAGCGGAACAAGCTGCGAAACCATCCCCTATTTGGCCGAACACGGAATCACCCACGGCGAACCGGGGCACAGTTTAACCGGCACCACTCCGTTGCATGCCTATAAAGATCTGCCAGAAAAACCGGCGATGATCTATGTCACGGAAGTTTCCCACAAATTTAGAAACCATTATTTTGTCATCGCCGGGGGATATTACGGACGCTCCAGAATGAAAGGCTGCCTGGTCGGGCATGAGGAAGATTCCATCCTCAACCGGTATGTGAAAGCCTATCCCACCCGCCCGGAATCGATCGATTACTACGGAAAAATCGAAGCTCCTGCCGATTTTCCGGTGGAAATCGGGGATACCGCCATATTCGCTTTCCGGAGCCAGATCTTCGTCACCCGCGCCCATGTCGCGTTAGTGGAAGGCATTCAATCGGGGAACCCGAAGGTGATTCATTTTGAAAGGAAGTGGTAA
- a CDS encoding phosphopentomutase has protein sequence MGRMMLLVIDSFGIGAMDDCRDYVPSDCRANTYKHIREAKKDELKIPTLYRLGLGALVDGKSAPETSAYGYSKLAHHGADTYLGHQEIAGSCPKKSNKRLMKEVHGQIKQALEAHGYEVAYPFSHCRVLLVNGAAVVADNLESSLGNIINVTADLKKMTFDELKKIGRIVRENVDTSRVIALGGPYTSIERILSCVKEKHKDQWGVDTPKAGVYGKGYMVYHMGYGVEIDKQFPMIAAKHGLKVYRLGKTADVLHGTGPAEPIVNTTELLERFSELYRKEEGNASFLVNIQETDLAGHAENVDWYCRLLNETDQWLQDFIPQMREEDILIIMADHGNDPTIGHSNHTREYVPIFIVGKKVKPVYIGMRETMADVGATLCDFYGLPKTKEGESFLDLILDRN, from the coding sequence ATGGGCAGAATGATGCTGCTGGTGATCGACAGTTTCGGGATCGGGGCGATGGACGATTGCCGGGACTATGTGCCTTCCGACTGCCGCGCCAACACGTATAAGCATATTCGGGAAGCGAAAAAGGACGAGCTGAAAATTCCCACGTTGTATCGGCTCGGACTGGGTGCCCTTGTCGACGGAAAATCCGCACCGGAAACGAGCGCCTACGGGTATTCCAAATTGGCCCATCACGGGGCCGATACGTATTTGGGCCATCAGGAAATCGCGGGAAGCTGTCCGAAAAAATCGAACAAACGATTAATGAAGGAAGTGCACGGGCAAATCAAACAAGCGTTGGAAGCGCACGGCTATGAGGTCGCCTACCCTTTCAGCCATTGCCGGGTGTTGCTGGTGAACGGCGCGGCGGTGGTGGCGGATAATCTCGAATCGTCCCTCGGCAATATCATCAATGTAACGGCCGATTTAAAGAAAATGACCTTCGATGAATTGAAAAAGATCGGCCGAATCGTCAGGGAAAATGTCGATACCTCAAGGGTCATCGCGCTGGGCGGTCCCTATACTTCCATCGAGCGCATCCTGTCCTGCGTAAAAGAAAAACATAAAGATCAATGGGGCGTGGATACACCGAAGGCGGGCGTCTACGGAAAGGGCTATATGGTTTACCATATGGGTTACGGCGTCGAAATCGACAAACAATTCCCCATGATCGCCGCAAAACACGGATTGAAAGTTTACCGCCTCGGCAAAACGGCAGATGTCCTGCACGGCACGGGTCCTGCCGAACCGATTGTCAATACGACGGAACTTTTGGAAAGATTTTCGGAGCTTTATCGAAAGGAAGAAGGAAACGCCTCCTTTCTGGTCAATATTCAGGAAACCGATTTGGCGGGGCATGCCGAAAATGTCGATTGGTATTGCCGGTTGTTAAACGAAACGGATCAATGGCTGCAGGATTTTATTCCGCAAATGCGCGAAGAGGACATATTGATCATCATGGCCGATCACGGCAACGACCCGACGATCGGGCATTCGAACCATACGCGGGAGTATGTTCCCATTTTCATCGTCGGGAAAAAAGTGAAACCCGTCTATATCGGCATGCGGGAAACGATGGCTGACGTCGGCGCCACCTTATGCGATTTTTACGGGCTGCCGAAAACGAAGGAAGGGGAAAGCTTTTTGGATTTGATTCTCGACCGAAATTAA